In the Scylla paramamosain isolate STU-SP2022 chromosome 14, ASM3559412v1, whole genome shotgun sequence genome, one interval contains:
- the LOC135106911 gene encoding claspin-like isoform X1 — MECVDTLPQNNLFEDKTSTESMIAQQYPGQDPDDGKTEEATLSDASRTNISENRMNDMDEEGMDDSTQNLSFRRCKLVILSDEEEDDAPRMSVTSDAVEDEGRIGQRKTRVIGSDSESEDDGFLFSEKPDAGKPKVSYNPDIFDTELSDEDQPPLSDRRSHSPSDLQESERAVPPKAKKKVNKAKQAQQELKEIHSESQRMVRESRVSLPYHRPKQRTLAEFLARRKQTMPPKIQNQSLKMTMRNMEILKLLEEKKKQVDEFYKSDSDSEDPDDLDWTPENPEKKNVLPEAERKPATEKSVTDDTLPDLNAPSNESSTQETESQESGFEPLLVKNDTVVSSEDEGLGASEKNTSREHSSSSDISQSGDNEGLHDTENCSPLMEHMNCEDKDLKNVGIETNANTEGSDNREERLLKEPLSVMKEDMSSSSHKAQFATPSSDKTRLTTPASDKAQFITPTDDKTQLTTPNSNTAQFVTPKLRLLASKLPEEELKKIMSVTPKLSSGKKNDVIDLDERSTPSQNSGMNDFINRFLRHADATPKPTEKQHVNLNIVSKEEDSCGGERLVSSTLSVTLDAKEEQLAKEAVPGSRFTSFKAALQAKIREQREILRRKRVQEKQFMETEEIPEDYQNDDLPNEEAELTDQSETDYETESEPEENDVPIVDKKREKSAYVDDEAEEEEDEGDSEPEANDLDDATGPVSDSDNENDTSEATTKRKRIIKSADDDSEEDDVGNLTLNWDATQELESGSNPLSRSNTDDLSSLVCKKGETLDKDMSTTSFDSSFELYGSVIAGHQPGGGMKLSAENALPLSLTKNKSNSFTSTLSSSSKKQQELTLPAEESVDIFNNEAICASPAGVDLNFSSLECTQPHESNQEDGSFAKLNLDFSRIDGTQDKDELIGLCTGQFSDQAVAEPLCEDISPTQEMSELLGLCSGRFAGPKEGQNNQLKNTQDGPKTLPVSQDDPDDDELLGLCTAKFTMPTDSQAEPSPEESETKKVENESHLSPKMIIYSSEDEDSVDIKSRTVRRRKRKRVIEFSDDEDAQEPLTFDDEENEIPTTVFTGFKDNGKGGIRAEFLENEAELSGSEVNSDDEAEESEDDFEEMEGDREHFDSNVLRDQVGKAHLRSLLDSDKREVRLLQELYLEDGELHGQGRSRQFRWKNLDKRMENDEIKTLSDEEGSDDNMEDSEWRKQKIEREKFILEQKAKQMTDVEAELYDVGSWSSSMQNSKGELGKRNSLTSFPSLKRKRGSFLNRDTTTLARIAEFTKDGRDVVGGAKQGGNFVFQQLGADESKEKGEDEENIGVTQNRRNRLPPKVKKAKIEKFSWNIENSQSSSSVFEFL; from the exons ATGGAATGTGTTGATACTCTGCCACAAAATAACCTGTTTGAAGACAAAACATCAACTGAGAGCATGATAGCTCAGCAGTATCCAGGGCAAGACCCAGATGATGGCAAGACTGAAGAAGCCACTCTTTCTGATGCCAGCAGAACCAATATTAGTGAGAACAGAATGAATGACATGGatgaggaagggatggatgacTCTACTCAGAATTTGTCCTTTCGAAGATGCAAACTGGTTATACTGtctgatgaggaggaagatgatgcaCCAAGAATGTCTGTCACTAGTGATGCAGTGGAGGATGAAGGCAGAATTGGTCAGAGGAAGACGAGAGTTATTGGGTCAGACTCGGAAAGTGAGGATGACGGTTTCTTGTTCAGTGAGAAGCCAGATGCAGGAAAACCAAAG GTTAGCTACAATCCCGACATCTTTGACACTGAGCTCTCTGATGAAGACCAGCCACCACTGAGTGACAGACGAAGTCATTCCCCGTCAGACCTtcaagagagtgagagggcagTTCCTCCTAAGGCAAAAAAGAAG GTGAATAAAGCCAAACAAGCCCAACAGGAGCTAAAGGAGATTCACAGTGAGAGTCAGCGCATGGTGAGGGAGAGCCGGGTCTCTCTTCCCTACCACAGACCCAAGCAAAGAACCCTGGCTGAATTTCTGGCCAG GAGAAAGCAAACTATGCCTCCCAAAATACAGAATCAGAGCCTCAAGATGACAATGCGTAATATGGAGATCCTCAA ATtgttggaagaaaagaagaagcaagttGATGAATTTTACAAGTCAGATTCAGATTCTGAGGATCCTGATGATCTTGATTGGACACCAGAAAACCCAGAAAAGAAGAATGTGCTACCAGAGGCAGAGAGGAAGCCAGCCACAGAGAAATCAGTCACTGATGATACACTTCCAGACCTTAATGCACCTTCCAATGAGTCATCTACACAAGAAACAGAATCACAGGAAAGCGGTTTTGAGCCTCTCCTTGTGAAAAATGACACTGTTGTATCTTCAGAAGATGAAGGATTAGGTGCTTCTGAGAAAAATACATCTAGAGAGCACTCCAGCTCCTCAGATATATCACAGTCTGGAGACAATGAAGGCTTACATGATACTGAAAACTGTTCTCCTTTAATGGAACATATGAACTGTGAAGATAAGGACTTGAAAAATGTAGGCATTGAGACCAATGCTAATACTGAAGGCTCAgataacagagaagagagactaTTAAAAGAGCCATTGAGTGTTATGAAGGAAGACATGAGCAGCAGTAGTCATAAAGCACAATTTGCAACTCCTAGCAGTGATAAAACACGACTTACAACTCCTGCCAGTGATAAAGCACAATTTATAACTCCTACTGATGATAAAACACAACTTACAACTCCTAATAGCAACACAGCACAGTTTGTGACACCCAAATTGAGATTACTAGCATCAAAGTTACCAGAAGAGGAGCTGAAAAAAATTATGTCAGTTACTCCAAAACTTAGCTCAGGGAAGAAGAATGATGTTATTGATTTAGATGAACGTTCTACTCCATCTCAAAACTCTGGAATGAATGACTTTATAAATCGCTTTCTAAGACACGCAGATGCCACACCAAAACCAACAGAGAAGCAGCATGTAAATCTCAA CATTGTTAGCAAAGAGGAGGATAGCTGTGGAGGGGAACGTCTTGTGTCTTCTACCTTGTCAGTGACTCTTGATGCTAAGGAAGAACAA CTGGCAAAAGAAGCTGTGCCTGGTTCCCGCTTCACCTCCTTTAAGGCTGCTCTCCAGGCCAAGATCAGGGAGCAGCGGGAGATCCTCAGGCGGAAGAGAGTCCAAGAGAAGCAATTTATGGAGACAGAGGAGATACCAGAAG ATTATCAGAATGATGATCTGCCAAATGAAGAGGCAGAATTAACAGACCAGAGTGAAACAGATTATGAGACTGAATCTGAGCCTGAGGAGAATGATGTGCCCATTGttgacaagaagagagagaagagtgccTATGTGGATGatgaagcagaggaagaggaggatgaaggggatTCAGAGCCTGAGGCCAATGACTTGGATGATGCAACAGG CCCAGTCTCTGACAGCGATAATGAGAATGATACATCAGAAGCCACCACTAAACGAAAGAGAATTATCAAAAGCGCAGATGATGACAGTGAGGAAGATGATGTTGGAAACCTAACATTGAATTGGGATGCGACTCAGGAATTAGAATCCGGGTCCAATCCTTTGTCTCGCTCAAACACAGATGACCTGTCTTCCTTGGTCTGCAAGAAAG GAGAGACTTTGGATAAGGACATGAGCACTACATCTTTTGACTCAAGCTTTGAGCTGTATGGGTCAGTAATTGCTGGACACCAACCAGGAGGAGGCATGAAATTGAGTGCTGAGAATGCACTTCCTCTATCTCTCACAAAGAACAAGTCAAACAGCTTCACTAGCACCTTGAGCAGCAGCTCCAAG aaACAGCAAGAGCTTACATTGCCTGCAGAAGAATCTGTtgacatttttaataatgaGGCCATCTGTGCTTCTCCAGCTGGTGTTGATCTTAATTTCTCCTCTTTGGAGTGTACACAGCCACATGAATCTAATCAGGAAGATGGGTCATTTGCAAAGCTCAATCTGGACTTTAGCAGAATAGATGGCACACAAGATAAAGATGAACTGATTGGGCTATGCACTGGGCAGTTTTCAG ACCAGGCAGTGGCAGAACCACTGTGTGAGGACATCAGTCCTACtcaggagatgagtgaactgtTAGGTTTGTGTTCAGGCCGCTTTGCTGGTCCAAAAGAAGGACAGAACAACCAGCTGAAAAATACCCAGGATGGCCCCAAGACACTACCTGTCTCTCAGGATGACCCTGATGACGATGAACTTCTTGGACTCTGCACAGCTAAATTCACAAT GCCTACAGACAGCCAGGCAGAGCCCTCCCCAGAAGAAAGTGAAACCAAGAAAGTTGAAAATGAAAGTCATCTGTCTCCCAAAATGATTATATATTCTTCTGAAGATGAAGACTCAGTAGACATTAAAAGTAGAACtgtgagaagaaggaagagaaaaagagtcaTAGAATTTTCAG ATGATGAAGATGCACAAGAACCATTAACatttgatgatgaagaaaatgaaataccaACGACAGTGTTCACTGGTTTTAAAGACAATGGTAAAGG AGGTATAAGAGCAGAATTCTTGGAAAATGAAGCTGAGTTATCTGGCTCTGAAGTGAACTCTGATGATGAAGCTGAAGAGAGTGAAGATGACTTTGAGGAGATGGAAGGTGATAGGGAGCACTTTGATAGCAATGTACTGCGAGATCAG GTTGGGAAGGCACATCTAAGGAGCCTCTTGGATTCAGACAAGCGTGAAGTGCGGCTGCTGCAGGAACTGTACCTGGAAGATGGGGAGCTGCATGGCCAAGGTCGCAGCAGACAGTTCAG GTGGAAAAATCTTGATAAAAGGATggaaaatgatgaaattaaGACATTAtcagatgaagaaggaagtgatgataATATGGAAGATAGTGAATGGAGGAAGcagaaaattgagagagaaaaatttataCTGGAGCAAAAAGCCAAG CAGATGACAGATGTGGAAGCAGAGCTTTATGATGTTGGAAGCTGGTCTAGTAGCATGCAAAATTCAAAAGGGGAGCTGGGAAAGAGGAACTCTCttacctcttttccttcactcaag agaaagagaggttcCTTCCTGAACCGAGACACAACAACCCTGGCCCGCATTGCAGAGTTCACCAAAGATGGGAGGGATGTTGTGGGAGGTGCCAAGCAGGGAGGCAACTTTGTTTTCCAGCAGCTTGGTGCTGATGAGTCaaaagaaaagggggaagatgaagaaaatattggTGTCACCCAAAACAGGAGAAACCGCTTACCACCCAAGGtcaaaaaggcaaaaatagaGAAGTTTTCATGGAATATAGAAAACAGTCAGTCATCatcaagtgtttttgaatttttaTAA
- the LOC135106911 gene encoding claspin-like isoform X2 produces MECVDTLPQNNLFEDKTSTESMIAQQYPGQDPDDGKTEEATLSDASRTNISENRMNDMDEEGMDDSTQNLSFRRCKLVILSDEEEDDAPRMSVTSDAVEDEGRIGQRKTRVIGSDSESEDDGFLFSEKPDAGKPKVSYNPDIFDTELSDEDQPPLSDRRSHSPSDLQESERAVPPKAKKKVNKAKQAQQELKEIHSESQRMVRESRVSLPYHRPKQRTLAEFLARRKQTMPPKIQNQSLKMTMRNMEILKLLEEKKKQVDEFYKSDSDSEDPDDLDWTPENPEKKNVLPEAERKPATEKSVTDDTLPDLNAPSNESSTQETESQESGFEPLLVKNDTVVSSEDEGLGASEKNTSREHSSSSDISQSGDNEGLHDTENCSPLMEHMNCEDKDLKNVGIETNANTEGSDNREERLLKEPLSVMKEDMSSSSHKAQFATPSSDKTRLTTPASDKAQFITPTDDKTQLTTPNSNTAQFVTPKLRLLASKLPEEELKKIMSVTPKLSSGKKNDVIDLDERSTPSQNSGMNDFINRFLRHADATPKPTEKQHVNLNIVSKEEDSCGGERLVSSTLSVTLDAKEEQLAKEAVPGSRFTSFKAALQAKIREQREILRRKRVQEKQFMETEEIPEDYQNDDLPNEEAELTDQSETDYETESEPEENDVPIVDKKREKSAYVDDEAEEEEDEGDSEPEANDLDDATGPVSDSDNENDTSEATTKRKRIIKSADDDSEEDDVGNLTLNWDATQELESGSNPLSRSNTDDLSSLVCKKGETLDKDMSTTSFDSSFELYGSVIAGHQPGGGMKLSAENALPLSLTKNKSNSFTSTLSSSSKKQQELTLPAEESVDIFNNEAICASPAGVDLNFSSLECTQPHESNQEDGSFAKLNLDFSRIDGTQDKDELIGLCTGQFSDQAVAEPLCEDISPTQEMSELLGLCSGRFAGPKEGQNNQLKNTQDGPKTLPVSQDDPDDDELLGLCTAKFTMPTDSQAEPSPEESETKKVENESHLSPKMIIYSSEDEDSVDIKSRTVRRRKRKRVIEFSDDEDAQEPLTFDDEENEIPTTVFTGFKDNGKGGIRAEFLENEAELSGSEVNSDDEAEESEDDFEEMEGDREHFDSNVLRDQVGKAHLRSLLDSDKREVRLLQELYLEDGELHGQGRSRQFRWKNLDKRMENDEIKTLSDEEGSDDNMEDSEWRKQKIEREKFILEQKAKMTDVEAELYDVGSWSSSMQNSKGELGKRNSLTSFPSLKRKRGSFLNRDTTTLARIAEFTKDGRDVVGGAKQGGNFVFQQLGADESKEKGEDEENIGVTQNRRNRLPPKVKKAKIEKFSWNIENSQSSSSVFEFL; encoded by the exons ATGGAATGTGTTGATACTCTGCCACAAAATAACCTGTTTGAAGACAAAACATCAACTGAGAGCATGATAGCTCAGCAGTATCCAGGGCAAGACCCAGATGATGGCAAGACTGAAGAAGCCACTCTTTCTGATGCCAGCAGAACCAATATTAGTGAGAACAGAATGAATGACATGGatgaggaagggatggatgacTCTACTCAGAATTTGTCCTTTCGAAGATGCAAACTGGTTATACTGtctgatgaggaggaagatgatgcaCCAAGAATGTCTGTCACTAGTGATGCAGTGGAGGATGAAGGCAGAATTGGTCAGAGGAAGACGAGAGTTATTGGGTCAGACTCGGAAAGTGAGGATGACGGTTTCTTGTTCAGTGAGAAGCCAGATGCAGGAAAACCAAAG GTTAGCTACAATCCCGACATCTTTGACACTGAGCTCTCTGATGAAGACCAGCCACCACTGAGTGACAGACGAAGTCATTCCCCGTCAGACCTtcaagagagtgagagggcagTTCCTCCTAAGGCAAAAAAGAAG GTGAATAAAGCCAAACAAGCCCAACAGGAGCTAAAGGAGATTCACAGTGAGAGTCAGCGCATGGTGAGGGAGAGCCGGGTCTCTCTTCCCTACCACAGACCCAAGCAAAGAACCCTGGCTGAATTTCTGGCCAG GAGAAAGCAAACTATGCCTCCCAAAATACAGAATCAGAGCCTCAAGATGACAATGCGTAATATGGAGATCCTCAA ATtgttggaagaaaagaagaagcaagttGATGAATTTTACAAGTCAGATTCAGATTCTGAGGATCCTGATGATCTTGATTGGACACCAGAAAACCCAGAAAAGAAGAATGTGCTACCAGAGGCAGAGAGGAAGCCAGCCACAGAGAAATCAGTCACTGATGATACACTTCCAGACCTTAATGCACCTTCCAATGAGTCATCTACACAAGAAACAGAATCACAGGAAAGCGGTTTTGAGCCTCTCCTTGTGAAAAATGACACTGTTGTATCTTCAGAAGATGAAGGATTAGGTGCTTCTGAGAAAAATACATCTAGAGAGCACTCCAGCTCCTCAGATATATCACAGTCTGGAGACAATGAAGGCTTACATGATACTGAAAACTGTTCTCCTTTAATGGAACATATGAACTGTGAAGATAAGGACTTGAAAAATGTAGGCATTGAGACCAATGCTAATACTGAAGGCTCAgataacagagaagagagactaTTAAAAGAGCCATTGAGTGTTATGAAGGAAGACATGAGCAGCAGTAGTCATAAAGCACAATTTGCAACTCCTAGCAGTGATAAAACACGACTTACAACTCCTGCCAGTGATAAAGCACAATTTATAACTCCTACTGATGATAAAACACAACTTACAACTCCTAATAGCAACACAGCACAGTTTGTGACACCCAAATTGAGATTACTAGCATCAAAGTTACCAGAAGAGGAGCTGAAAAAAATTATGTCAGTTACTCCAAAACTTAGCTCAGGGAAGAAGAATGATGTTATTGATTTAGATGAACGTTCTACTCCATCTCAAAACTCTGGAATGAATGACTTTATAAATCGCTTTCTAAGACACGCAGATGCCACACCAAAACCAACAGAGAAGCAGCATGTAAATCTCAA CATTGTTAGCAAAGAGGAGGATAGCTGTGGAGGGGAACGTCTTGTGTCTTCTACCTTGTCAGTGACTCTTGATGCTAAGGAAGAACAA CTGGCAAAAGAAGCTGTGCCTGGTTCCCGCTTCACCTCCTTTAAGGCTGCTCTCCAGGCCAAGATCAGGGAGCAGCGGGAGATCCTCAGGCGGAAGAGAGTCCAAGAGAAGCAATTTATGGAGACAGAGGAGATACCAGAAG ATTATCAGAATGATGATCTGCCAAATGAAGAGGCAGAATTAACAGACCAGAGTGAAACAGATTATGAGACTGAATCTGAGCCTGAGGAGAATGATGTGCCCATTGttgacaagaagagagagaagagtgccTATGTGGATGatgaagcagaggaagaggaggatgaaggggatTCAGAGCCTGAGGCCAATGACTTGGATGATGCAACAGG CCCAGTCTCTGACAGCGATAATGAGAATGATACATCAGAAGCCACCACTAAACGAAAGAGAATTATCAAAAGCGCAGATGATGACAGTGAGGAAGATGATGTTGGAAACCTAACATTGAATTGGGATGCGACTCAGGAATTAGAATCCGGGTCCAATCCTTTGTCTCGCTCAAACACAGATGACCTGTCTTCCTTGGTCTGCAAGAAAG GAGAGACTTTGGATAAGGACATGAGCACTACATCTTTTGACTCAAGCTTTGAGCTGTATGGGTCAGTAATTGCTGGACACCAACCAGGAGGAGGCATGAAATTGAGTGCTGAGAATGCACTTCCTCTATCTCTCACAAAGAACAAGTCAAACAGCTTCACTAGCACCTTGAGCAGCAGCTCCAAG aaACAGCAAGAGCTTACATTGCCTGCAGAAGAATCTGTtgacatttttaataatgaGGCCATCTGTGCTTCTCCAGCTGGTGTTGATCTTAATTTCTCCTCTTTGGAGTGTACACAGCCACATGAATCTAATCAGGAAGATGGGTCATTTGCAAAGCTCAATCTGGACTTTAGCAGAATAGATGGCACACAAGATAAAGATGAACTGATTGGGCTATGCACTGGGCAGTTTTCAG ACCAGGCAGTGGCAGAACCACTGTGTGAGGACATCAGTCCTACtcaggagatgagtgaactgtTAGGTTTGTGTTCAGGCCGCTTTGCTGGTCCAAAAGAAGGACAGAACAACCAGCTGAAAAATACCCAGGATGGCCCCAAGACACTACCTGTCTCTCAGGATGACCCTGATGACGATGAACTTCTTGGACTCTGCACAGCTAAATTCACAAT GCCTACAGACAGCCAGGCAGAGCCCTCCCCAGAAGAAAGTGAAACCAAGAAAGTTGAAAATGAAAGTCATCTGTCTCCCAAAATGATTATATATTCTTCTGAAGATGAAGACTCAGTAGACATTAAAAGTAGAACtgtgagaagaaggaagagaaaaagagtcaTAGAATTTTCAG ATGATGAAGATGCACAAGAACCATTAACatttgatgatgaagaaaatgaaataccaACGACAGTGTTCACTGGTTTTAAAGACAATGGTAAAGG AGGTATAAGAGCAGAATTCTTGGAAAATGAAGCTGAGTTATCTGGCTCTGAAGTGAACTCTGATGATGAAGCTGAAGAGAGTGAAGATGACTTTGAGGAGATGGAAGGTGATAGGGAGCACTTTGATAGCAATGTACTGCGAGATCAG GTTGGGAAGGCACATCTAAGGAGCCTCTTGGATTCAGACAAGCGTGAAGTGCGGCTGCTGCAGGAACTGTACCTGGAAGATGGGGAGCTGCATGGCCAAGGTCGCAGCAGACAGTTCAG GTGGAAAAATCTTGATAAAAGGATggaaaatgatgaaattaaGACATTAtcagatgaagaaggaagtgatgataATATGGAAGATAGTGAATGGAGGAAGcagaaaattgagagagaaaaatttataCTGGAGCAAAAAGCCAAG ATGACAGATGTGGAAGCAGAGCTTTATGATGTTGGAAGCTGGTCTAGTAGCATGCAAAATTCAAAAGGGGAGCTGGGAAAGAGGAACTCTCttacctcttttccttcactcaag agaaagagaggttcCTTCCTGAACCGAGACACAACAACCCTGGCCCGCATTGCAGAGTTCACCAAAGATGGGAGGGATGTTGTGGGAGGTGCCAAGCAGGGAGGCAACTTTGTTTTCCAGCAGCTTGGTGCTGATGAGTCaaaagaaaagggggaagatgaagaaaatattggTGTCACCCAAAACAGGAGAAACCGCTTACCACCCAAGGtcaaaaaggcaaaaatagaGAAGTTTTCATGGAATATAGAAAACAGTCAGTCATCatcaagtgtttttgaatttttaTAA